One region of Bacteroidota bacterium genomic DNA includes:
- a CDS encoding T9SS type A sorting domain-containing protein: MLLRSIQIIFILSFGLIYTSSAQVSTYIFQSDISNYDEIATGTFLGDTTSEDEYFIDPVFPLGGSTQSGPGLPIGFNFLYNGFNYDVFGVNVNGWIALGTGGVNMNSASDYFPLNSSTGGNFLAGFARNLQAQGGSSILYSTIGTSPNQTLVIQWKNFRKHGNIGDNFNFQILLYEGSNQIEYSYGEMTCNLNASFVTVGMIGNDSSDFNLRGTGTGGWVNSINGATNTATCTLNPSSVPPVGLHYKWEAPAPCTAPPVPGVALSSFSTVCPNNPFIVSLSGNSSGPGQTYQWQSSPDSITWTDLTGATVLSYSSTQVIANWYRCAVTCSGLTAYSTPVFVDFSSPTLCYCTQNLGGDCMGYGSIDSVRIFGTTLANVGTGCGNLTAPNYSDYPPSGFTTATLIRNATYEISVTTTFNANISLWIDYDRNGSFDASEWSQISASTTINVPSSILFIVPPTASLGTTKMRIRTRLSGATNGAIDACTNFLSGETEDYTIVIDDGTGISLQAKSGEMIRNYPNPAESFILLEAMQNLHHPTLKLFDLNGKICYSTNDDFLGNGNSTKIDVNAVPSGMYILECTSSEGVQHSRIQIIH; this comes from the coding sequence ATGTTACTCCGATCCATTCAAATCATTTTCATTCTCAGTTTTGGACTAATTTACACCTCCTCAGCACAGGTAAGTACATACATCTTTCAATCGGATATCAGCAATTATGATGAAATTGCCACCGGAACATTTCTTGGTGATACTACTTCAGAAGATGAATATTTTATTGATCCTGTGTTTCCGCTCGGAGGATCAACACAAAGTGGTCCCGGTTTGCCGATTGGTTTTAATTTTCTATACAATGGTTTCAATTACGATGTTTTCGGAGTGAATGTGAATGGTTGGATCGCCCTCGGAACCGGTGGTGTGAATATGAATTCAGCATCGGATTACTTTCCATTGAATTCTTCTACCGGCGGAAATTTCCTTGCAGGATTCGCAAGAAATCTCCAGGCGCAAGGTGGTTCATCAATCCTTTATTCGACAATTGGCACCAGTCCAAATCAAACATTGGTGATTCAATGGAAAAATTTCAGAAAGCATGGAAATATCGGAGACAACTTTAATTTTCAAATATTGCTCTATGAAGGTAGCAACCAAATTGAATACAGTTATGGTGAAATGACATGCAATCTGAATGCCAGTTTCGTTACTGTTGGAATGATTGGAAATGACAGCAGCGATTTTAATCTTCGGGGTACAGGAACCGGAGGTTGGGTCAATTCTATCAATGGAGCAACGAATACCGCTACATGCACATTGAATCCATCATCTGTCCCTCCTGTTGGCCTCCATTACAAATGGGAAGCTCCTGCTCCTTGTACCGCTCCACCGGTGCCGGGAGTTGCTCTTTCCTCCTTTAGTACTGTTTGCCCGAACAATCCATTCATTGTATCACTTTCCGGAAACAGCAGTGGACCTGGTCAGACTTACCAGTGGCAATCTTCTCCTGACTCTATTACATGGACAGATCTCACCGGAGCAACCGTCCTGAGTTATTCGTCTACACAAGTGATTGCTAATTGGTATCGCTGTGCCGTTACCTGTAGCGGACTCACCGCCTATTCCACTCCTGTATTTGTTGATTTCAGCTCGCCAACACTTTGTTACTGCACCCAAAATCTCGGAGGCGATTGTATGGGTTATGGTTCCATCGACAGTGTGAGAATCTTTGGTACTACACTTGCGAATGTAGGAACCGGTTGTGGAAATTTGACGGCTCCGAATTATTCCGATTATCCACCATCAGGATTTACCACCGCCACTTTGATACGTAATGCTACTTACGAAATCAGTGTCACCACCACTTTCAACGCGAATATTTCACTTTGGATAGATTATGACAGAAATGGTTCTTTCGACGCATCGGAATGGTCACAGATCAGCGCTTCTACAACTATTAATGTTCCATCCAGTATTTTGTTCATTGTCCCTCCAACTGCATCCTTGGGTACAACAAAAATGAGAATCCGTACACGTTTGTCAGGTGCAACCAATGGCGCTATCGATGCATGTACAAATTTCCTTTCCGGGGAAACAGAGGATTACACAATTGTCATCGATGATGGTACAGGCATTTCCCTTCAGGCAAAATCCGGTGAAATGATTCGCAATTATCCCAATCCCGCGGAGTCATTCATCCTGCTTGAAGCAATGCAAAATTTGCATCACCCAACTCTGAAGCTGTTTGATCTGAATGGTAAAATCTGTTACAGTACGAATGATGATTTCCTTGGAAATGGCAACAGCACCAAAATTGATGTGAATGCAGTACCATCCGGAATGTACATCCTGGAATGTACTTCATCGGAAGGCGTGCAGCACAGCCGTATTCAGATTATTCACTAA
- the speB gene encoding agmatinase, with protein sequence MKALSNEEAFLAVPEPSLCDYKSSKFVIQQVPYEHTSSYLEGSANGPGAIVSASHFVEFYDEELDTETYKKCGIATLPAIDFQGKVDVDAVGLIETETRKLIEDGKYVVSLGAEHTVTLGFVKAHAAKYKDITVVQIDAHSDLRSAYHDNPYSHASVMARIHDLNIPLVQIGIRAQCKEEADLIKSAKNIHTFYAHHIRKNANWISDAVSKMSDNVYLTIDADGFDPSIMPAVGTAEPNGLFWVETLDFLRKVFNEKNVIGFDVVECAPMEGTILSEYTLAKLVYRLIGYQVAKLNP encoded by the coding sequence ATGAAAGCATTATCCAACGAGGAAGCCTTCCTGGCTGTCCCTGAACCATCTTTGTGTGATTACAAGTCGTCAAAATTTGTCATCCAGCAGGTTCCTTATGAACATACTTCATCCTATCTGGAAGGAAGTGCGAATGGTCCGGGTGCTATCGTTTCAGCTTCTCATTTTGTTGAATTCTATGATGAAGAACTCGACACAGAAACCTATAAAAAATGCGGAATCGCGACACTTCCCGCAATTGATTTTCAGGGAAAAGTGGATGTCGATGCAGTCGGCCTCATTGAAACTGAGACAAGAAAGTTGATTGAAGATGGAAAGTATGTTGTTTCATTGGGCGCGGAACACACAGTTACTTTAGGTTTTGTAAAAGCCCACGCTGCTAAATACAAAGACATCACAGTGGTTCAAATCGACGCGCATTCTGATTTGAGATCCGCATACCATGATAATCCATATTCACATGCATCAGTCATGGCCAGGATTCATGATTTGAATATCCCGCTTGTTCAGATTGGAATCCGTGCACAGTGTAAAGAAGAAGCTGATCTGATCAAGTCGGCTAAGAATATTCATACTTTCTACGCACATCACATTCGTAAAAACGCGAACTGGATTTCCGATGCTGTTTCAAAGATGAGTGATAATGTTTACCTCACTATTGATGCCGATGGTTTTGATCCTTCAATTATGCCAGCTGTAGGAACTGCAGAACCGAATGGTTTGTTCTGGGTAGAAACTCTGGATTTTCTCAGAAAAGTTTTTAATGAAAAGAATGTTATAGGATTTGATGTTGTTGAATGCGCCCCGATGGAAGGAACTATTTTGTCGGAATACACTCTTGCAAAATTGGTTTATCGGCTCATCGGTTATCAGGTAGCTAAACTCAATCCCTGA
- a CDS encoding T9SS type A sorting domain-containing protein, protein MKKPLLHTFSFFSKSFIFGCTLLSTALSGATGVDTWIRRADFPGIERINAVSFVINGQAFVGTGQDSQGNLLTDFWKFDPDINAWSQVADFAGVARKGAVGFAIDTLGYVGTGYDDTNFLKDFWSFNPVSNTWQSAQELGLYNTSAITSGRRDAVAIVARSRAYILCGYDGSSGYVKQTWEFNPYADTCWTIKRNLGNVSDLATFGRRWAAGFAIRDTVYFGTGFSFSQDLKKDFWKYNPLLDAWTQLADFEGEYRSNAISFSLFDKGYVGCGTSTSYQNDLWKYDPVFNSWIAVASYPGLPFSNGTCFVINNRAFAGMGNDSLLNIQTDLWEYTPDSTSSLPEYSTESGFTVYPNPAVDRLRIHSNDISIKKDVVFSIFNSNGQLTNKIHLDEIITEISLNTFSSGIYFYSITDSNKKITCGKFIVQ, encoded by the coding sequence ATGAAAAAACCCCTCCTGCATACATTTTCATTCTTTTCAAAATCATTCATCTTCGGGTGTACTCTCCTGTCAACAGCACTTTCAGGTGCAACAGGTGTTGATACCTGGATTCGTAGGGCCGACTTTCCCGGTATCGAACGAATCAATGCAGTGAGTTTTGTGATAAATGGTCAGGCATTTGTTGGGACAGGACAGGACAGCCAGGGAAATTTGCTTACAGACTTCTGGAAATTTGATCCGGATATAAATGCATGGTCCCAGGTGGCGGATTTCGCCGGTGTGGCAAGAAAAGGCGCTGTTGGTTTTGCAATCGATACACTGGGATATGTCGGAACCGGCTATGACGATACAAACTTTTTGAAAGATTTCTGGAGTTTTAATCCTGTAAGCAATACATGGCAAAGTGCACAGGAACTCGGACTCTACAACACGAGCGCCATTACAAGTGGCAGACGAGATGCTGTCGCAATTGTCGCAAGGTCCAGGGCATATATCCTTTGTGGTTATGATGGAAGTTCCGGTTATGTAAAACAAACCTGGGAGTTTAATCCATACGCAGATACCTGTTGGACCATCAAACGGAACCTTGGCAATGTATCTGATCTTGCAACTTTCGGCAGACGTTGGGCAGCCGGCTTCGCCATTCGGGACACGGTGTATTTTGGTACCGGATTTTCTTTTTCTCAGGACTTGAAAAAAGATTTCTGGAAATACAATCCACTTCTCGATGCCTGGACACAGCTGGCCGACTTTGAAGGAGAGTACAGATCCAATGCAATCTCATTTTCTCTTTTCGATAAAGGCTATGTTGGATGCGGCACTTCTACATCCTATCAAAATGATCTTTGGAAGTACGATCCTGTGTTTAATTCGTGGATTGCTGTTGCTTCTTATCCGGGTTTACCATTTTCGAATGGAACCTGCTTTGTAATCAATAACAGGGCTTTTGCAGGAATGGGAAATGATAGCTTATTGAATATTCAAACAGATCTATGGGAATACACTCCTGACAGTACTTCTTCACTTCCTGAATATTCCACTGAATCGGGATTCACGGTCTACCCTAACCCGGCAGTTGATCGTCTGAGAATCCACTCCAATGACATTTCAATCAAGAAGGATGTGGTATTTTCAATCTTCAATTCAAACGGACAATTGACTAATAAAATTCATTTAGATGAAATAATTACTGAAATCTCTTTAAACACATTTTCGTCAGGGATATATTTTTATTCTATCACTGATTCTAATAAAAAAATTACCTGTGGCAAATTCATTGTGCAATGA
- a CDS encoding ABC transporter ATP-binding protein, which translates to MIRANAIQKSFDSLRVLKGIELSIETGEIISIVGASGAGKSTLLHILGTLEKPDSGSVSIDNVEITTLSSRKLALFRNQKIGFVFQSHHLLPEFSALENVMMPALIQGVSKKEAMNKASHLLHVLSLSERLSHRPSELSGGEQQRVAVARALINNPSVVFADEPSGNLDSNSAKSLHHLFLELREQFKNTFVIVTHNEELARLADRKLVMKDGILVNQN; encoded by the coding sequence ATGATTAGAGCCAACGCAATACAGAAATCTTTTGATTCACTTCGGGTTTTGAAAGGAATTGAATTGAGCATCGAAACCGGTGAAATTATCTCCATTGTTGGTGCATCAGGAGCCGGAAAAAGCACTTTGCTTCACATTCTGGGCACTCTGGAGAAACCGGATTCAGGAAGTGTGAGTATTGATAATGTGGAGATCACGACCCTTTCCTCCCGCAAACTTGCTCTATTCAGAAATCAAAAAATTGGATTTGTTTTTCAATCACATCATTTGTTACCTGAGTTCAGTGCTTTGGAAAACGTGATGATGCCTGCTTTGATTCAAGGAGTTTCAAAAAAAGAAGCGATGAACAAGGCAAGTCATTTGCTGCATGTACTCAGTCTAAGTGAAAGATTGAGCCACAGGCCATCCGAATTGAGCGGTGGAGAACAGCAGCGTGTTGCGGTCGCAAGGGCGCTCATTAACAACCCAAGTGTGGTGTTTGCGGACGAACCATCCGGCAATCTTGATTCCAATTCAGCCAAATCATTACACCATTTGTTTCTTGAGCTTAGAGAACAATTTAAAAATACATTTGTCATCGTCACACACAATGAAGAGTTGGCACGACTCGCGGATAGAAAACTCGTGATGAAAGACGGCATATTGGTCAACCAAAATTAA
- the sucC gene encoding ADP-forming succinate--CoA ligase subunit beta translates to MNIHEYQGKSILKSFGVGIQEGIVAETPEQAVEAAKELNKTTGTSWWVVKAQIHAGGRGKGGGVKLAKSLDEVKEKASAIIGMNLVTPQTGPQGKKVSKVLIAQDVYYPGASPTKEFYISVLLDRQKGRNIIMYSTEGGMDIEEVAAKTPHLIFKEEIDPKVGMQGFQARKIAFNLGLSGEAFKQMTKFVASLYKAYDTIDASLFEINPVLKTSDDKIIAVDSKVGFDENALFRHPDYAAMRDIAEEDPTEVEAGEHNLNYVKLDGNVGCMVNGAGLAMATMDIIKLAGGEPANFLDVGGTANAARVEQAFRIILKDPNVKAILVNIFGGIVRCDRVAQGIVDAYKNIGAIPVPIIVRLQGTNAEEAKKIIDESGLKVFSAIQLKEAADLVNEVLKK, encoded by the coding sequence ATGAATATTCATGAATACCAGGGAAAATCGATCCTAAAATCATTTGGAGTCGGAATACAGGAAGGAATTGTAGCAGAAACACCTGAACAGGCAGTTGAAGCTGCCAAAGAACTAAACAAAACTACTGGTACTTCCTGGTGGGTAGTGAAAGCACAAATACATGCAGGTGGCAGGGGTAAAGGCGGCGGAGTAAAGCTTGCAAAGTCGCTGGATGAAGTAAAAGAGAAGGCCAGTGCAATTATTGGAATGAATCTGGTAACTCCTCAAACCGGGCCTCAGGGTAAAAAGGTAAGTAAGGTGCTCATCGCACAGGATGTATATTATCCGGGCGCCTCTCCAACAAAAGAATTTTATATCAGCGTTCTTCTTGACAGACAGAAAGGAAGAAATATCATCATGTATTCTACCGAGGGAGGTATGGATATTGAAGAAGTGGCTGCCAAAACTCCTCATTTAATTTTTAAGGAAGAAATCGATCCTAAGGTAGGAATGCAGGGATTTCAGGCAAGAAAAATTGCTTTTAACCTGGGATTGAGTGGAGAAGCATTCAAACAAATGACAAAGTTTGTCGCTTCCTTATACAAAGCTTACGATACCATTGATGCTTCTTTGTTTGAGATCAATCCGGTTTTGAAAACATCCGATGATAAAATTATCGCGGTGGATTCAAAAGTCGGTTTTGATGAAAACGCTTTGTTCCGTCATCCTGATTATGCGGCGATGCGTGATATCGCGGAAGAAGATCCAACGGAGGTAGAAGCAGGTGAACACAACCTGAACTATGTGAAACTGGATGGTAACGTCGGTTGTATGGTGAATGGTGCCGGACTTGCGATGGCAACAATGGATATTATCAAACTTGCAGGTGGTGAACCGGCGAACTTTTTGGATGTAGGTGGAACTGCAAATGCAGCCCGTGTAGAGCAGGCTTTCCGGATTATCCTCAAAGATCCGAATGTGAAAGCCATTCTCGTGAATATCTTCGGAGGAATTGTTCGTTGTGATCGCGTTGCTCAGGGAATTGTAGACGCCTATAAAAATATCGGCGCCATTCCGGTTCCGATTATTGTCCGTCTTCAGGGAACTAACGCTGAGGAAGCGAAAAAGATTATTGATGAATCAGGACTTAAAGTATTTTCAGCGATTCAGTTGAAAGAAGCTGCTGATCTGGTGAATGAAGTTCTGAAAAAGTAA
- the accC gene encoding acetyl-CoA carboxylase biotin carboxylase subunit yields the protein MIKKILVANRGEIAIRVMRSAREMGIKTVAVYSDADRNALHVRYADEAIHIGASPSSQSYLVMDRILDAAKKTGADAIHPGYGFLSENADFADRVKAAGLIFIGPDGNSMRMMGSKLAAKATAEKHKIPLVPGTAKAIDDLEEAKAIAVKIGFPILIKASAGGGGKGMRVVNKQEEFEEQMKLAVSEAISSFGDGAVFIERYVGSPRHIEIQVLGDLHGNVVHLFERECSIQRRHQKVVEEAPSSVLTPELREEMGKCAVLVAKACNYAGAGTVEFLLDENLNFYFLEMNTRLQVEHPVTENITGLDLVKEQIRIANGEKLSFRQEDLKMKGHSIEIRVCAEDPANNFLPDIGTLESYVIPQGPGVRVDDAYAEGMEIPIYYDPLIAKLIVFGKDRKEAIERMIRAIDDYRITGVNTTLGFCRFVMGHEAFVSGKFDTHFVKNHFKPEYLLSNNKEEMELAAILAVRMLRQRSVPLKNFSQSETTSSWKANRLK from the coding sequence ATGATCAAGAAAATTCTGGTTGCCAACAGGGGAGAAATCGCGATTCGTGTGATGCGATCCGCGCGTGAAATGGGGATTAAAACCGTTGCTGTTTATTCTGACGCGGATCGAAATGCACTGCATGTTCGTTATGCAGATGAAGCCATTCACATTGGTGCGTCACCCTCCAGCCAGAGTTACCTGGTGATGGACAGAATTCTGGATGCCGCCAAAAAAACAGGAGCTGATGCCATTCATCCCGGCTATGGATTTCTTTCTGAGAACGCTGATTTTGCGGATCGTGTGAAAGCTGCCGGATTGATTTTTATCGGGCCTGATGGAAATTCCATGCGGATGATGGGCAGCAAACTTGCAGCGAAAGCCACAGCTGAAAAACACAAAATTCCACTCGTGCCCGGAACGGCAAAAGCAATAGATGATCTGGAAGAAGCAAAAGCCATCGCCGTAAAAATCGGTTTCCCGATTTTGATCAAAGCTTCTGCCGGTGGCGGCGGTAAAGGGATGCGCGTTGTAAACAAACAGGAAGAGTTCGAAGAGCAAATGAAGCTCGCGGTGAGTGAAGCAATTTCTTCTTTTGGTGATGGCGCCGTATTTATTGAACGTTACGTTGGCTCTCCACGACATATAGAAATTCAGGTTCTGGGTGATTTGCATGGAAACGTAGTGCATTTGTTTGAACGTGAATGCAGCATTCAGCGCCGTCATCAAAAGGTTGTTGAAGAAGCCCCTTCTTCTGTGCTTACGCCGGAATTAAGGGAAGAAATGGGCAAATGCGCTGTGCTGGTTGCCAAAGCATGTAATTATGCCGGAGCAGGTACTGTTGAGTTTTTGCTGGATGAAAATCTGAATTTTTATTTTCTGGAAATGAATACCCGTTTACAGGTTGAGCACCCTGTGACAGAAAATATTACCGGTCTTGATCTCGTAAAAGAGCAAATCAGGATTGCGAATGGGGAGAAATTATCTTTCCGGCAGGAGGATTTGAAAATGAAAGGACACTCCATTGAAATCAGGGTCTGCGCTGAAGATCCTGCGAATAATTTCCTTCCTGACATTGGAACTCTTGAATCCTATGTTATCCCGCAAGGTCCGGGTGTGCGTGTGGATGATGCCTATGCTGAAGGAATGGAAATTCCAATCTATTACGATCCTTTGATTGCTAAATTAATTGTTTTCGGAAAAGACAGGAAAGAAGCCATTGAACGGATGATCCGTGCGATCGATGATTATCGCATTACAGGAGTCAATACCACACTCGGATTTTGCCGCTTCGTGATGGGACATGAGGCTTTTGTGAGCGGGAAATTTGATACGCATTTTGTAAAAAATCATTTCAAACCGGAGTACCTTCTTTCGAATAATAAAGAGGAAATGGAATTGGCCGCAATTCTCGCAGTAAGAATGCTTCGTCAACGTAGTGTTCCATTGAAAAATTTCAGCCAGTCGGAAACAACTTCAAGCTGGAAAGCGAATCGTTTGAAATAA
- a CDS encoding DinB family protein, whose amino-acid sequence MKITPPAISELSQYYQSYLKYLPETDLLEAIQKLSMESEKFYSEITEIQAGYSYAEGKWQLKEVVGHICDTERILVYRALRIARNDKTPIEAFDENFYTENSFYSSRSFSSIYEEWKTIRAASLSFFQNQHPSVFENVGTANNTPVSVKAILYFIIVHERHHQRIIKERYLNVEKS is encoded by the coding sequence ATGAAAATCACTCCTCCGGCCATTTCGGAATTATCCCAATATTATCAGAGTTACCTGAAATACCTGCCCGAGACTGACCTCTTGGAAGCCATTCAAAAACTGTCCATGGAATCGGAAAAATTTTATTCTGAAATCACAGAAATTCAGGCAGGATACAGTTATGCCGAAGGTAAGTGGCAGTTGAAAGAAGTCGTTGGGCATATCTGTGATACGGAAAGGATTCTGGTTTACAGGGCACTTCGTATTGCCAGGAACGATAAGACCCCAATCGAAGCTTTCGATGAAAATTTTTACACGGAAAATTCCTTCTATTCAAGTAGAAGTTTTTCAAGTATTTACGAAGAATGGAAGACCATTCGTGCAGCCAGCTTGTCCTTTTTTCAAAACCAACATCCTTCCGTTTTTGAAAATGTAGGAACTGCCAACAATACACCTGTAAGTGTAAAAGCGATCCTGTATTTTATCATCGTACATGAAAGACACCATCAAAGGATCATAAAGGAGCGTTATTTAAACGTTGAAAAATCGTGA
- a CDS encoding proprotein convertase P-domain-containing protein: MKTFLRICIGMLLFVPNFMYAQCTTTNAKTCSCKDGTTNCDLLPDITIARPPLLVSGSSGVIEYSQTGNGANNGRLRISVSTPNIGYGPLEIRAQAIYVCGTDTFYGTAPATCTDGSAPKQLIKQRVYHKTDSVMSYYDRDAGTMTYHPTHGHMHVDNWGIFTLRTATADPNPLNWPIVGNGAKLAFCLMDYGTCSTYNGHCVDSSGATLTNTNFPNFGLGGGSFSCSPTAQGISSGYTDIYYQSLDGMWIDIPPGVCNGQYYIVAQIDPYNYFLESKENNNIMVVPWTLTQQTGAPTITASGSTSICPGQTVTLTSTSANAYLWSNGATTQSISVSTPGSYTVTATNSNCVFTSTAVNVVVNSLNVTAGSTPAVVCSGAQTQLSSSVTNVPQQGPVAFTTNTAVTIVDYNSTNGATPVYSPLVVSGITPATLSSGAIVSAKINLTHTYDGDIEIWLKAPSGDSTLLSNRRGGSGDNFTNTIFSMSSATLISTGTAPFTNTYKPDGNLNALTGNVNGTWKLIVIDRAAVDVGQILNWTLTVLNNETYSYSWNATPSGFVSTIQNPVNTPGATTTYTVTATSSATGCTGTATTVATVTPVIFIGSLNPGSGASGNIVTISGNGFSGATSVTFNGVPATSFTVSNANQIVAVVPVGATSGPVCVSVGACSSCSAVSFNVISSFALNLKLFIEGYYTGVSSMVPVASPVTYPSVCDTILVQLMENLAGFPQVFSGAAILGTNGTSSIQIPSSLSGKNCYIRIRHRNALETWSATPISLTGGTLSYDFSTAGSMAFGSNQKQLGAGVYALYNGDVNQDGSIGSTDFTMIENKVQLLLSGYITEDLNGDWMVESTDYSFIENVSQLFLLATHP, encoded by the coding sequence ATGAAAACATTCCTACGTATTTGTATTGGCATGCTGTTGTTTGTTCCCAATTTCATGTATGCACAGTGCACCACTACTAATGCTAAAACATGCAGTTGCAAAGATGGTACGACCAATTGCGACCTTTTGCCTGATATTACTATCGCCAGGCCTCCACTTTTAGTCAGTGGATCGAGTGGGGTAATTGAATATTCTCAAACAGGGAATGGCGCGAATAACGGAAGGTTACGTATTTCAGTGAGCACTCCGAATATTGGCTATGGACCTCTTGAAATCCGTGCTCAGGCAATTTATGTATGTGGAACAGACACATTCTATGGTACCGCACCGGCCACTTGTACAGATGGCAGTGCACCAAAGCAATTGATCAAACAACGTGTTTATCACAAAACCGATTCTGTAATGTCGTATTATGACCGTGATGCAGGTACAATGACCTACCATCCGACACATGGACATATGCATGTTGACAATTGGGGAATTTTCACTTTACGTACTGCAACTGCAGATCCCAATCCATTGAATTGGCCTATTGTTGGTAATGGAGCAAAACTTGCATTTTGTTTGATGGATTATGGTACCTGTTCAACCTATAACGGACATTGTGTAGATTCAAGCGGCGCGACACTTACCAATACCAATTTCCCGAATTTCGGATTAGGTGGGGGAAGCTTCAGTTGTTCTCCAACCGCACAGGGAATTTCTTCCGGATACACAGATATTTATTATCAAAGCCTTGATGGTATGTGGATTGATATTCCACCGGGAGTTTGTAACGGACAATATTACATCGTCGCGCAGATTGACCCTTACAATTACTTTTTAGAATCAAAGGAGAACAATAATATTATGGTTGTTCCCTGGACTTTGACTCAGCAAACAGGTGCGCCTACCATCACAGCAAGTGGATCGACTTCCATTTGTCCGGGGCAAACGGTGACACTTACTTCTACCAGCGCAAATGCGTACTTATGGTCCAATGGTGCGACAACACAGAGTATTTCCGTGTCAACTCCGGGTTCTTATACAGTTACAGCCACCAATTCAAATTGCGTTTTCACCTCGACCGCGGTTAACGTTGTAGTAAATTCTCTGAATGTCACGGCAGGATCAACGCCAGCTGTGGTTTGTTCCGGGGCTCAGACGCAATTATCCTCTTCCGTTACAAATGTTCCGCAGCAAGGTCCTGTAGCATTTACAACAAATACAGCTGTCACCATTGTTGATTATAACAGTACTAACGGCGCTACTCCTGTTTATTCCCCTTTGGTAGTTTCCGGGATAACTCCTGCAACATTGTCTTCGGGCGCAATTGTAAGTGCAAAAATTAATCTCACTCACACCTATGATGGCGATATAGAAATTTGGTTAAAGGCGCCTTCAGGAGATTCAACATTACTGAGTAATCGACGCGGTGGAAGTGGTGACAATTTCACCAACACCATTTTTTCAATGTCATCTGCCACTTTGATTTCTACAGGAACGGCACCGTTTACCAACACTTACAAGCCGGATGGGAATTTGAATGCACTTACCGGAAATGTAAATGGAACCTGGAAATTGATTGTGATTGACAGAGCAGCAGTGGATGTTGGCCAGATTTTAAACTGGACACTTACTGTTCTAAATAACGAGACTTATTCATATTCCTGGAACGCTACGCCTTCAGGTTTTGTATCCACCATCCAGAATCCAGTAAACACTCCAGGCGCAACAACTACTTATACTGTTACGGCAACCAGTTCAGCTACCGGTTGCACAGGGACTGCAACTACAGTGGCAACGGTTACACCGGTTATTTTTATTGGTTCGTTGAATCCGGGTTCCGGAGCATCAGGAAACATCGTTACCATTTCGGGTAATGGTTTCTCAGGAGCAACTTCTGTTACATTCAATGGAGTCCCCGCGACATCATTTACAGTGAGTAATGCAAATCAAATTGTCGCTGTAGTACCTGTAGGCGCGACATCCGGACCTGTATGTGTTTCAGTTGGAGCCTGCAGTTCTTGTAGTGCCGTAAGTTTTAATGTAATTTCTTCCTTTGCGCTTAACCTGAAACTCTTTATCGAAGGTTATTACACCGGTGTGAGTTCGATGGTTCCTGTTGCAAGTCCCGTCACATATCCTTCGGTTTGCGATACCATTTTGGTTCAATTAATGGAAAACTTAGCAGGATTCCCGCAGGTGTTTTCAGGTGCGGCTATCCTTGGTACAAATGGAACATCGAGCATACAGATTCCAAGTTCACTCAGTGGTAAAAATTGCTATATCCGAATCCGGCATCGCAATGCTTTGGAAACATGGAGTGCTACACCCATTTCACTTACAGGCGGTACTCTGAGTTATGATTTCAGTACTGCGGGAAGCATGGCTTTTGGAAGCAATCAAAAACAATTAGGTGCCGGGGTGTATGCATTGTATAATGGAGATGTGAATCAGGATGGTTCTATTGGGTCCACAGATTTTACAATGATCGAAAACAAAGTTCAGCTTCTCCTGTCTGGCTATATTACAGAAGACCTGAATGGAGATTGGATGGTAGAGTCGACGGATTATTCATTCATAGAAAATGTAAGTCAGTTATTCCTTCTGGCTACGCATCCTTGA